The nucleotide window GGGGTGCCCGCGTCGCGTCCACCGGCGTGGATCCGCGCAGGTCGATGCGGTAGATCTCGGCCGCGGCATCTCCCCGCCACCCTTGGCTCAGCACCACGAGCGCTCCCTGGGCGTCGAGGGCGAGCTGGATCGGCCGCGGAATCCCGGTCACCACGACCTCGACACGGAATCCCGCCGACACGTCGGCGCCCGCCGCCTGGCGGGGGCTCACGGCAGGCAGCCAGCCGAGACCCGCGAGGATGAGCGACACTCCCCAGGCGGCCCGCGACAAACGGCTTCTGAGCCTTGACAGAGGCGAAGAGCCTCTGCTAGCCTCCGCGTGACCCGAGGGAACGACTTGAACCGGCAACCTGCAGCTCACACTTTCTCCTGGGGAGCGCGCCGATGATCATGAAGGTTTCCATCGCTGCCGCAGCAAGCCTGCTCGTTGTCGGCCTCGCGAGCCTTCCCGCGGAAGCCCAGGCCCAAAAGCCCCCGGAGCCGAAGGGGGTCACGGTCACGGGACTGGTCAGCTCGCTCGGGGGATTCTCCGAGAGGGTGAACACGCCGCTCCTCATCACGGGAGCGACCGTGGAGCTTGAGCCGAGTGGCCAGACGGGGAGGCAGCAGTTTCGAGTGCCGACATACATCTACATCCTCGAGGGCGTGCTCACCACTGACTATGATGAGGGTCCGGCTGGCACCAAGGGGGCTCAGTACCACGCCGCGGGACAGTCCTTCATGGACAACGGTGGATGGTGGCACAATCACCTGAACAACTCGAACAAGCCGGCCAAGTACTTGATGCTCCACCTCGGCTACCCCGGTCGCCCCGATCCGATCCAGAAGCCCAGCAAGGACGAGTAGGCGGGCGAGGTGGGGCCGGCGTCGGCCCCGCCTACTTCCCGGCCCCGCCGGTGATACCCTGGATGAACTTGTCCAGGAAGAAGTTGTAGAGGATCGCTACCGGCAGTCCCACGAGCAGCGCCGCCGCCATCAGTGAGCCCCAGAAAAACACGTCCCCGCGGATCAACTCCGTCGGCACGCCCACCGGGACCGGCTTCTGGTCGCCCGGAGCGACGAAAGCGAGCCCGTACAGGAAGTCCTGCATCGAGAGCGTGAAGGCGAAGATCACCGACGTGAGGACACCCGGCAGGCTCACCGGGAGGACCACGCGGATGAGCGCGCTGAGCTGGCCGCAGCCGTCGACGCGCGCGGCCTCCTCCACCTCCATCGGCACCGTCTTGAAGAAGCCCATCATGAGCCACGTGCAGAACGGGATGGTGAAGGTCGGGTAGACGACCACGAGCGCCCACCAGGAATCCTGTAAGCCGAGCGACGCCACCACCCGCGAGAGCGGGAGGAACAGGATGATCCCCGGCACCAGATACGTCATGAAGATGGCGATCCCGATGTTCTCGGCGCCGGGCAGCCTGAGTCGCGCGAGGGCGTATCCCGCCGGCACGGCGGTCAGAAGGGTGATGAGCGCGACCCACGCTGAGATCGTCAAGGTGTTGACGATCCAGTGGCCGTAGTTCGTCTGGTAGAACAGGATCTCGAAGTTCTTCAGCGTCGGCGGCAGGTTGAACCAGAAGGGGATGTTGTCCATCCGGTAGAGGTCGGACTCGTGCTTGAACGCCGTGATCGCCATCCAGTAGATGGGAAAGACGGCGATGAAGAGGAACGGCGTCATGCCCGCGTAGAGGAGCAGGTGGCGCCGGATCTCCTTCTGTCGATGCGTGCGGGTCTCGGCCGCGGTCCTCACCAATCCCTCCGCTTCAGGTTCCGGAGCATCAGGAAGAGCGCGGGGAAGAGCAGCGGCACCAGGACGAGCGCGATCGCCGCGCCCCGGCCGAGGGCGCCCGCCTGGATGCCGATCTGGTAGGCGAGCACCGGCAGGATCTGGGTCGCGCTGCCGGGACCGCCCTGGGTCAGGAGGTACACGACGCTCAGGTCGGACAGCGTGAAGACCGTGTCAAACAGGAAGCCGATGATCAGGATCGGGAAGATCATCGGCGCGACAACGTGTCGGAACCGCTGGAAAAAGGTGCAGCCGTCGACCCTGGCGGCGTCGAGCACCTCCGTCGGCACCGAGGTGAACCCCGCGAGGAGGACGATCGCCCCGAAGGGGAAAGACCGCCAGACGTTGACGCCGATGCAGGCGAGGAGTGCTAACTGTGGCTGGCCGAGCCAGATGGGCCAGCTCTCCGATCCGTAGGGACCGATGAGCCCCACCCTGTGCAAGCCCCAGTTGATCACGCTGAACTGCGAGTCGTACATCCACTTCCACGACAGCACGCTGACCGAGATGGGGAGCGTGAACGGGATGACGACGAGCGCACGCACGACCTTCTTCCCGCTGAAGTTCTGGAGCAGGAGGAAGGCGAGGCTCGTGCCCAGGAGGCTCTTGAAGACGGCCGCGACGACCAGGAAC belongs to Candidatus Methylomirabilota bacterium and includes:
- a CDS encoding carbohydrate ABC transporter permease — encoded protein: MRTAAETRTHRQKEIRRHLLLYAGMTPFLFIAVFPIYWMAITAFKHESDLYRMDNIPFWFNLPPTLKNFEILFYQTNYGHWIVNTLTISAWVALITLLTAVPAGYALARLRLPGAENIGIAIFMTYLVPGIILFLPLSRVVASLGLQDSWWALVVVYPTFTIPFCTWLMMGFFKTVPMEVEEAARVDGCGQLSALIRVVLPVSLPGVLTSVIFAFTLSMQDFLYGLAFVAPGDQKPVPVGVPTELIRGDVFFWGSLMAAALLVGLPVAILYNFFLDKFIQGITGGAGK
- a CDS encoding sugar ABC transporter permease codes for the protein MTVSLGGGSESTTRAAAQPVSWRSSIAARWRTNTSRRLAFGYMLLAPAVLYVLLLVGIPFLFSLYLALSDANVGDPVARFVGFENFRAAMEMDTFWDALRNSIVFLVVAAVFKSLLGTSLAFLLLQNFSGKKVVRALVVIPFTLPISVSVLSWKWMYDSQFSVINWGLHRVGLIGPYGSESWPIWLGQPQLALLACIGVNVWRSFPFGAIVLLAGFTSVPTEVLDAARVDGCTFFQRFRHVVAPMIFPILIIGFLFDTVFTLSDLSVVYLLTQGGPGSATQILPVLAYQIGIQAGALGRGAAIALVLVPLLFPALFLMLRNLKRRDW